One window of Desulfarculus baarsii DSM 2075 genomic DNA carries:
- a CDS encoding UDP-N-acetylmuramate--L-alanine ligase, whose amino-acid sequence MTLDPTLNCLPQRLRSVHLMGVGGVAMGALAGALADRGLDVRGSDGPLYPPMSTFLAAKGVPVAQGYDPANLDPPPDLVVVGNVIRRDNPEAMELARRGLCYLSLPQALAELFIADKTAIVIAGTHGKTTTTALTASGLLHAGAAPGFLVGGVMIEGGRNFADGRGAHFVVEGDEYDTAFFDKRPKFVHYRPKIGVLTSVEFDHADIYADLDAVRVAFDQFAALIPPEGVLIAWGDDPEVLARAQKARCPVQTYGQGPQCLWRLLAARPSPQGGALIELQPPGGPAVEFYSPLAGRHNALNACAAVAAMTAGGVALAEACRVQGLFQGVRRRQEVRDRAGGVTVVDDFAHHPTAVRETIAAVADFGLPGWRPGDGRLIAVFEPRTNTSKTNHFQAEYATAFDRADLVLLREPPGAEAIEASRRFSSTRLAQDLAERGLQARALANGDGLLAELLAELRPGDLCLIMSNGAFEGLHARLLAALA is encoded by the coding sequence TTGACCCTCGACCCCACGCTGAACTGCTTGCCCCAGCGCCTGCGAAGCGTCCATCTCATGGGCGTGGGCGGCGTGGCCATGGGCGCGCTGGCCGGCGCGCTGGCCGATCGCGGCCTTGATGTGCGCGGCTCCGACGGGCCGCTCTATCCGCCCATGAGCACCTTCCTGGCCGCCAAGGGCGTCCCCGTGGCCCAGGGCTACGACCCGGCCAACCTCGACCCGCCGCCCGATCTGGTGGTGGTGGGCAACGTCATCCGCCGCGACAACCCCGAGGCCATGGAACTGGCCCGGCGCGGGCTGTGCTACCTTTCGCTGCCCCAGGCCCTGGCCGAGCTGTTCATCGCCGACAAGACCGCCATCGTCATCGCCGGCACCCACGGCAAGACCACCACCACCGCGCTCACGGCCAGCGGCTTGCTTCACGCCGGGGCCGCGCCGGGCTTTTTGGTGGGCGGGGTGATGATCGAGGGCGGACGCAATTTCGCCGACGGCCGGGGGGCCCATTTCGTGGTCGAAGGCGACGAATACGACACGGCTTTTTTTGACAAGCGACCGAAATTCGTGCACTATCGCCCAAAAATCGGCGTGCTGACCAGCGTGGAGTTCGACCACGCCGACATCTACGCCGACCTGGACGCCGTGCGCGTGGCCTTTGACCAGTTCGCCGCCCTGATCCCGCCCGAGGGCGTGCTCATCGCCTGGGGCGACGACCCCGAGGTGCTGGCCCGCGCCCAAAAGGCCCGCTGCCCAGTGCAGACCTATGGCCAGGGGCCGCAATGCCTTTGGCGGCTGTTGGCCGCCCGCCCGTCCCCCCAAGGCGGGGCGCTCATCGAGTTGCAACCGCCCGGCGGCCCGGCGGTCGAATTTTACTCGCCGCTGGCCGGGCGGCACAACGCCCTCAACGCCTGCGCGGCCGTGGCGGCCATGACCGCCGGCGGCGTGGCCCTGGCCGAGGCTTGCCGCGTGCAGGGCCTGTTCCAGGGCGTGCGCCGTCGCCAGGAGGTGCGCGACCGGGCCGGCGGGGTGACCGTGGTCGATGATTTCGCCCATCATCCCACGGCCGTGCGCGAGACCATCGCCGCCGTGGCCGACTTTGGCCTGCCCGGCTGGCGGCCCGGCGACGGGCGTTTGATCGCCGTGTTCGAGCCGCGCACCAACACCAGCAAGACCAATCACTTCCAGGCCGAATACGCCACGGCCTTTGACCGGGCCGACCTGGTTTTGTTGCGCGAGCCGCCCGGCGCCGAGGCCATCGAGGCGTCCAGGCGCTTTTCCTCGACCCGCCTGGCCCAAGACTTGGCCGAGCGCGGCCTGCAAGCCCGGGCTCTGGCTAACGGCGATGGCCTGCTGGCCGAACTGCTGGCCGAACTGCGGCCCGGCGACCTGTGCCTGATCATGAGCAACGGCGCTTTTGAGGGGCTGCACGCCAGGCTGCTGGCGGCCCTGGCCTGA
- a CDS encoding TonB-dependent receptor: MKRSSKLAGAICAVLLLWLNQPALAADQADQAYALPETSVSANRWEQELDKLPRNVTIITRQQIEEQNPMSVVELLKGVPGLYVMQSDTYGTYAEISMRGMGYPASAKTLVTVDGRRQNLIDGNGVDFSTIPVDNIERIEVLHGPAGVLYGDSAVGGVINIITRKGSGPAGGTVSAQYGSYDMYGFKGNFKGATEYMDWFVAARYDDADGYRDENHTRIKGANFKTDFYPNQTWSFLVDGVINQANFGVPGSLTKAQMDRDRRMASYAGAYYENKNQAIRGQVKGDFQRCGLVTMDLAFRKWQSEAEVWSHGDNDSKIYDIQPKYVLDSTVGGFANRLTAGVDYSHWDVDYDSFDLTSKAWQYSHEFKMDSLAGYALNEFSLTKDLVLNVGARYQDQKYDLASRLVGGAGPTDTPGDEQWAWTAGMVYNFAPGSKVFGRVARAFRFPRVDEYTSYYSGAHWDLKPETAMNYELGAEWQFMPGARLSLTGYIINMNDEIVWNGVTYRNENLDETKHQGVEAAVHVPVCKWAYVFGNLTYQDATMANGPYDGNKIPLAPEWMAAAGVGLEPLSGLNVLLRWNYYGQRYLGNDYANAFDKMDAYNTIDAAVSYRWQRYKVFVNATNIFGEDYSTLGYCNAWSGVSTYYPMPEAQVWGGVSIDF; encoded by the coding sequence ATGAAGCGATCGAGCAAACTGGCCGGGGCGATCTGCGCGGTGTTGCTGTTGTGGCTGAACCAACCGGCCCTGGCCGCCGACCAGGCCGATCAGGCCTACGCCCTGCCCGAGACCTCCGTCTCGGCCAACCGCTGGGAGCAGGAACTGGATAAACTGCCCCGCAACGTGACCATCATCACCCGCCAGCAGATCGAAGAGCAAAATCCCATGTCGGTGGTGGAGCTGCTCAAGGGCGTGCCCGGCCTTTATGTAATGCAGTCGGACACCTATGGCACATACGCCGAAATTTCCATGCGCGGCATGGGCTATCCGGCCTCGGCCAAGACGCTGGTGACCGTCGACGGCCGGCGGCAAAACCTCATCGACGGCAACGGCGTTGACTTCAGCACCATCCCCGTCGACAACATCGAGCGCATCGAGGTGCTGCACGGCCCGGCCGGCGTGCTCTACGGCGACTCCGCCGTGGGCGGCGTGATCAACATCATCACCCGCAAGGGCTCCGGCCCGGCCGGCGGCACGGTCAGCGCCCAATACGGCAGCTACGACATGTATGGCTTCAAGGGCAACTTCAAGGGGGCCACCGAATACATGGACTGGTTCGTGGCCGCCCGCTACGACGACGCCGACGGCTACCGCGACGAAAACCACACCCGCATCAAGGGCGCCAACTTCAAAACCGACTTCTACCCCAACCAGACCTGGAGCTTTTTGGTCGACGGCGTGATCAACCAGGCCAACTTCGGCGTGCCCGGCTCGCTGACCAAGGCCCAGATGGACCGCGACCGCCGCATGGCCAGCTATGCCGGGGCCTATTACGAGAACAAGAACCAGGCCATCCGCGGCCAGGTCAAGGGCGATTTTCAGCGTTGTGGCCTGGTGACCATGGATCTGGCCTTCCGCAAGTGGCAATCCGAGGCCGAGGTCTGGAGCCACGGCGACAACGACAGCAAGATCTACGACATCCAGCCCAAATACGTCCTCGACTCCACCGTGGGCGGCTTTGCCAACCGCCTGACCGCCGGCGTGGACTACAGCCATTGGGACGTGGACTACGACTCCTTCGACCTGACCAGCAAGGCCTGGCAATACTCCCATGAATTCAAGATGGACAGCCTGGCCGGCTACGCCCTGAACGAGTTTTCGCTGACCAAGGACTTGGTCCTGAACGTCGGCGCGCGCTACCAGGATCAAAAATACGACCTGGCCTCGCGGTTGGTCGGCGGGGCCGGCCCCACCGACACGCCGGGCGACGAACAATGGGCCTGGACCGCGGGCATGGTCTACAACTTCGCGCCGGGCTCCAAGGTCTTCGGCCGGGTGGCGCGGGCCTTCCGCTTCCCCCGCGTTGACGAATACACCAGCTATTACAGCGGCGCGCACTGGGATCTCAAGCCCGAGACGGCCATGAACTACGAGCTGGGCGCCGAGTGGCAGTTCATGCCCGGCGCGCGCCTGTCGCTGACCGGCTACATCATCAACATGAACGACGAGATCGTCTGGAACGGCGTGACCTATCGCAACGAAAACCTCGATGAGACCAAGCACCAGGGCGTCGAGGCGGCCGTGCACGTGCCCGTGTGCAAGTGGGCCTACGTCTTTGGCAACCTGACCTACCAAGACGCCACCATGGCCAACGGCCCCTACGACGGCAACAAGATCCCCCTGGCCCCCGAGTGGATGGCCGCCGCCGGCGTGGGCCTGGAGCCCCTCTCCGGCCTGAACGTGCTGCTGCGCTGGAATTATTACGGCCAGCGCTACCTGGGCAACGACTACGCCAACGCTTTCGACAAGATGGACGCCTACAACACCATCGACGCCGCCGTCAGCTATCGCTGGCAGCGCTACAAGGTCTTTGTCAACGCCACCAACATCTTTGGCGAGGACTACAGCACCCTGGGCTACTGCAACGCCTGGAGCGGGGTAAGCACCTACTACCCCATGCCCGAGGCCCAGGTCTGGGGCGGCGTGAGCATCGATTTCTAG
- a CDS encoding adenosylcobinamide amidohydrolase yields MLIATCYDAVEIHRVEKFIYGRFLRPHRVISTCRAAGGLRDDLECVYNHQVCEPSGPSHNAAINAWEDPIAYRRMVCQAAGAPPETSAGMATAANMMNAALVGLAFRGVEVFCLATAGVEGNAGRAGDPATHHEHDGRFEDLAQDGPPAHGTINLMFFLGQELTAGGMVRAVITATEAKAVALQELAIGSRYSSGPATGTGTDQIVIAARLGGTPATSPSKHTKLGQLIAESAIQAIKETLAVQNDLSASGQCSCRAHLARFAAGRDLAASAAALLDGDHAALLRQNFDVIDRDPPTVAAAAALAHVADELAWGILPASAAPEILAAQAAQMAVAACGAPELWPALRQSLAPPMGHAPEQVFDLACQALALGFARKWR; encoded by the coding sequence ATGCTCATCGCCACTTGCTACGACGCCGTGGAGATCCACCGCGTCGAAAAATTCATCTATGGCCGTTTCCTGCGACCGCACCGGGTGATAAGCACCTGCCGGGCCGCCGGCGGCCTGCGCGACGACCTGGAATGCGTCTACAACCACCAGGTCTGCGAGCCCTCCGGCCCCAGCCACAACGCCGCCATCAACGCCTGGGAAGACCCCATCGCCTATCGCCGCATGGTCTGCCAGGCCGCCGGCGCGCCGCCTGAAACGAGCGCCGGCATGGCCACCGCCGCCAACATGATGAACGCCGCCCTGGTCGGCCTAGCCTTTCGGGGGGTGGAGGTCTTTTGCCTGGCCACCGCCGGCGTGGAGGGCAACGCCGGCCGGGCCGGCGATCCGGCCACGCACCACGAGCACGACGGCCGTTTCGAGGACTTGGCCCAAGACGGCCCGCCGGCCCACGGCACCATCAACCTGATGTTTTTCCTCGGCCAGGAACTGACCGCCGGCGGCATGGTCCGCGCGGTGATCACCGCCACCGAGGCCAAGGCCGTCGCCCTGCAAGAGTTGGCCATCGGCTCGCGCTACTCCAGCGGGCCGGCCACCGGCACCGGCACCGATCAGATCGTCATCGCCGCCCGCCTGGGCGGGACGCCGGCCACCAGCCCCAGCAAGCACACCAAGCTGGGCCAGCTCATCGCCGAAAGCGCCATCCAGGCCATCAAGGAAACCCTGGCCGTGCAGAACGACCTCAGCGCCTCGGGGCAATGCTCGTGCCGGGCCCATCTGGCCCGTTTCGCCGCCGGCCGCGACCTGGCCGCGAGCGCGGCCGCGCTGCTGGATGGCGACCACGCGGCGCTCTTGCGGCAAAACTTCGACGTCATCGACCGCGACCCGCCCACCGTGGCCGCCGCCGCCGCCCTGGCCCACGTCGCCGACGAACTGGCCTGGGGCATCTTGCCCGCCAGCGCCGCGCCGGAGATCCTGGCCGCCCAGGCCGCCCAGATGGCCGTGGCCGCCTGCGGCGCGCCAGAGCTTTGGCCCGCCTTGCGCCAAAGCCTGGCCCCGCCCATGGGCCACGCGCCGGAGCAGGTCTTTGACCTGGCCTGCCAGGCCCTGGCCCTGGGCTTTGCCCGCAAGTGGCGCTGA
- a CDS encoding IclR family transcriptional regulator — protein sequence MSVQSIDRAVDIMSLFSAEATRLGITEIAAALGLSKTTVHGLASTLKARGLLRQDAETRKYSLGMKLFELGAMLTASLKLNRVGQGAVQRLANDTGLNARLAVWERPAMLVALTAFPGMPSPPLNQMGPRVPAHCSAIGKAVLMSLPAADLARWLDAAKLERFTPNTLIDRQALERQLGEFRRQGFAEDNEEFLLGLCCRAAPIKERGVVAGSVSLSAAPEQLAGRDGRELARLLLAAATEISRAMA from the coding sequence ATGAGCGTGCAGTCGATCGATCGGGCGGTGGATATAATGTCACTCTTTTCGGCCGAAGCCACCCGGCTGGGCATCACCGAGATCGCCGCCGCCCTGGGCCTTTCCAAGACCACCGTCCACGGCCTGGCCAGCACTTTGAAGGCGCGCGGCCTGCTGCGCCAAGACGCCGAGACGCGCAAGTACAGCCTGGGCATGAAGCTTTTCGAGTTGGGGGCCATGCTCACCGCCAGCCTGAAGCTCAACCGCGTCGGCCAGGGCGCGGTCCAGCGCCTGGCCAACGACACCGGCCTCAACGCCCGCTTGGCCGTCTGGGAACGGCCGGCCATGCTGGTGGCGTTGACGGCTTTTCCGGGCATGCCCAGCCCGCCGCTCAACCAGATGGGCCCCCGCGTGCCGGCCCACTGTTCGGCCATCGGCAAGGCCGTGTTGATGAGCCTGCCGGCCGCCGACCTGGCCCGCTGGTTGGATGCGGCCAAACTGGAGAGGTTCACGCCCAACACGCTCATCGATCGTCAGGCTCTGGAGCGGCAACTTGGCGAATTTCGCCGCCAGGGTTTCGCCGAGGACAACGAGGAGTTTTTGCTGGGCCTGTGCTGCCGGGCCGCGCCGATCAAGGAGCGCGGCGTCGTCGCCGGTTCGGTCAGCCTTTCGGCCGCGCCGGAGCAACTGGCCGGCAGGGATGGCCGGGAGCTGGCGCGTCTGCTGCTTGCCGCCGCCACGGAGATCTCTCGGGCCATGGCCTAG
- a CDS encoding lactate racemase domain-containing protein — translation MKIRLPELMWYGNLDVEIELPDDWDVTFCPMRGAERPALGQEAIAQAIKNPIGCPPLHQLARGKKSACIVFDDITRPTRCAELAPVVIEELLAAGLAEDDITFVCALGSHGAHTAHEFRKKLGADILERFRVYNHNIYENCVEVGVTSRGARLLINREVAQAQVKVGLGCVTAHAQVGFSGGGKIILPGVSHIDTISHFHIDVEKSAVETTGLGNFDNNILRFEIEEAVRLAKLDFKVDVVTNGRGATIGVFAGDPIAEHLQAVAAAREIYATEPTPTDMDVVVVNAFAKANEMAIAILLGAIATGNFQGSVVCLANAPEGQVTHYLARSFGRDYGGRQYPIGFVPPGLNVVVVAPHMDKTFGDWVANPQDAHWVKSWDKALELLKKWHGPGARCAVLPNATMQYFVNQTGSAHDVSTAG, via the coding sequence GTGAAGATTCGTCTGCCCGAATTGATGTGGTATGGCAACCTGGACGTGGAAATCGAACTGCCAGACGATTGGGACGTCACCTTTTGCCCCATGCGCGGGGCCGAGCGCCCGGCCCTCGGCCAGGAGGCCATCGCCCAGGCCATCAAGAACCCCATCGGCTGCCCGCCGCTGCACCAGTTGGCCCGGGGCAAAAAGAGCGCCTGCATCGTTTTCGACGACATCACCCGGCCCACGCGCTGCGCCGAACTGGCCCCGGTGGTCATCGAGGAGCTGCTGGCCGCCGGCCTGGCCGAGGACGACATAACTTTCGTCTGCGCCCTGGGCTCCCACGGGGCCCACACCGCCCACGAGTTTCGCAAAAAACTGGGCGCCGATATCCTGGAGCGCTTCCGCGTCTACAACCACAACATCTACGAAAACTGCGTGGAGGTGGGCGTGACCAGCCGGGGCGCCAGGCTGCTGATCAACCGCGAGGTGGCCCAGGCCCAGGTCAAGGTCGGCCTGGGTTGCGTCACCGCCCACGCCCAGGTCGGCTTCAGCGGCGGCGGCAAGATCATCCTGCCCGGCGTCTCGCACATCGACACCATCAGCCACTTTCACATCGACGTGGAAAAATCGGCCGTCGAGACCACGGGTCTTGGTAATTTCGACAACAATATTCTGCGCTTCGAGATCGAAGAAGCCGTGCGCCTGGCCAAGTTGGATTTCAAGGTCGACGTGGTGACCAACGGCCGGGGAGCCACCATCGGCGTTTTCGCCGGCGACCCCATCGCCGAGCACCTCCAGGCCGTGGCCGCCGCCCGCGAGATCTACGCCACCGAACCCACGCCCACCGACATGGATGTGGTGGTGGTCAACGCCTTTGCCAAGGCCAACGAGATGGCCATCGCCATCCTGCTGGGGGCCATCGCCACCGGCAATTTCCAGGGCAGCGTGGTCTGCCTGGCCAACGCCCCCGAGGGCCAGGTCACCCATTATCTGGCTCGCAGCTTCGGCCGTGACTACGGCGGCCGCCAATATCCCATCGGCTTCGTGCCGCCCGGCCTCAACGTGGTGGTGGTGGCCCCGCACATGGACAAGACCTTCGGAGACTGGGTGGCCAACCCCCAAGACGCGCACTGGGTGAAGTCATGGGACAAGGCGCTGGAGTTGCTGAAAAAATGGCACGGCCCCGGCGCGCGCTGCGCGGTGTTGCCCAACGCCACCATGCAATATTTCGTCAACCAGACCGGCAGCGCCCACGACGTGTCCACCGCCGGCTGA
- a CDS encoding DUF2179 domain-containing protein has product MFWGIEWSVWLLGLGIFVARVADVSAGTMRTIAIVSGRTLTAFFLGLIEISVWLVVISAVITQIADEPLLGVFYALGFSVGNVAGIKLEKRLALGHVIIHAISPRSSLAMAQALRDAGYAVTTFTGQGKDGPVIEVLLACRRKDAQKATDIITSLDPDAFYVTEQASHVSKVYGPLVPPTGWRAVLKKK; this is encoded by the coding sequence ATGTTTTGGGGCATCGAGTGGTCGGTGTGGCTGTTGGGCCTGGGCATTTTCGTGGCCAGGGTGGCCGACGTCTCGGCCGGCACCATGCGCACCATCGCCATCGTCTCGGGCCGCACGCTCACCGCGTTTTTCCTGGGCCTGATCGAGATATCGGTGTGGTTGGTCGTCATCTCGGCGGTGATCACCCAGATCGCCGACGAGCCGTTACTGGGCGTGTTTTACGCCCTGGGCTTTTCGGTGGGCAACGTGGCCGGCATCAAGCTGGAAAAGCGCCTGGCCCTGGGCCACGTGATCATCCACGCCATCAGCCCGCGAAGCTCGCTGGCCATGGCCCAGGCCCTGCGCGATGCCGGCTATGCCGTGACCACCTTCACCGGCCAGGGCAAGGACGGCCCGGTGATCGAAGTGTTGCTGGCCTGCCGGCGCAAGGACGCCCAAAAGGCCACCGACATCATCACCAGCCTGGACCCGGACGCCTTCTACGTCACCGAACAGGCCAGCCACGTCAGCAAGGTTTACGGCCCCTTGGTGCCGCCCACCGGCTGGCGTGCCGTGCTCAAGAAGAAATAG
- the icmF gene encoding fused isobutyryl-CoA mutase/GTPase IcmF, with protein MTEPIKPYTPKNPVRAVTAASLFDGHDAAINIIRRILQGTGVEVIHLGHNRSVSDVVRAAVQEDVHAICASCYQGGHVEFFKYIVDLLKENNCGHIKVFGGGGGVIVPEEIAELHAYGVTKIYSPEDGRRMGLQGMINHLVRTVDYSLGNGQKPNDLAKLSADRPDLVARAITLVERAALAGQDMSQWRAALKPLIGERPAPVVGVTGTGGAGKSSLTDELLIRFLHDFPQKRVAVISVDPTRRKSGGALLGDRIRLNSMESERVYLRSLATRSSGLEISQGLDDVIAVTRAAGFDLILVETAGIGQGDAAVVDHVDISLYVMTSEFGAASQLEKIDMLDFADIVVINKFDRRGAEDALRDVRKQLQRNRGLWDVDPEALPVYGAIAARFNDDGVTALYLGLLDKIRQKTGVEFASPRQRPAINCSADKTIIVPAHRERYLSEIAEAIRGYHQKTRQQAALVRRSWQMKNTHDYLAKLWQGDKERKPALDALRAEVHKLEEGLSERTHQLLAQWPQLQKAYSGSKYKYKVRDKQFSVPLTTRSLCGLDIPKVCLPQWEDPAEIYSWMRAENLPGNFPFTAGVFPFKRTDEDPTRMFAGEGDPFRTNRRFKLLSRDAKAARLSTAFDSVTLYGWDPDLRPDIYGKVGNSGVSICTLDDMKVLYDGFDLCDPNTSVSMTINGPAPIMLAFFFNTALDQQLAKFQQEQGRQPSDDERRQIMERVLRTARGTVQADILKEDQGQNTCIFSIDFALRMMGDIQEFFIKNDVRNFYSVSISGYHIAEAGANPITQLALTLANGFTYVEYYLARGMNIDDFAPNLSFFFSNGMDPEYTVIGRVARRIWAVAMSERYGAGPRSQMLKYHIQTSGRSLHSQEIQFNDIRTTLQGLCAIYDNCNSLHTNAYDEAITTPTEESVRRALAIQLIINREWGLAKNQNPLQGAFIVNELTDLVEEAVLAEFDRLTARGGVLGAMETGYQRSKIQDESIYYEIQKHTGELPIIGVNTFLPAGVEQEQEPCVVELARATEEEKQSQLQRLAQFHRAHAEQAPAALHNLQQVALDGGNIFAELINTVRHCSLGQITKALYDVGGMYRRGM; from the coding sequence ATGACCGAACCGATCAAGCCCTACACGCCCAAAAACCCGGTGCGCGCCGTGACGGCGGCGTCGCTTTTCGACGGCCACGACGCGGCCATCAACATCATCCGCCGCATCTTGCAGGGCACGGGCGTGGAGGTGATCCACCTGGGCCACAACCGCTCGGTGAGCGACGTCGTCCGCGCCGCCGTGCAGGAGGACGTCCACGCCATCTGCGCCAGTTGCTATCAGGGCGGCCACGTGGAGTTTTTCAAGTATATCGTCGATCTGCTCAAGGAAAACAACTGCGGCCACATCAAGGTCTTTGGCGGCGGCGGCGGGGTCATCGTGCCCGAGGAGATCGCCGAGTTGCACGCCTATGGCGTGACCAAGATCTATTCGCCCGAGGACGGCCGGCGCATGGGCCTGCAGGGGATGATCAACCACCTGGTGCGGACGGTGGACTACAGTCTGGGCAATGGGCAAAAGCCAAACGATCTGGCCAAGCTGAGCGCCGATCGTCCCGACTTGGTGGCCCGGGCCATCACCCTGGTGGAGCGGGCGGCCCTGGCCGGCCAAGACATGAGCCAGTGGCGGGCGGCGTTGAAGCCGCTGATCGGCGAGCGGCCGGCCCCGGTGGTGGGCGTCACCGGCACGGGCGGGGCGGGCAAGAGCAGCCTCACCGACGAGCTGTTGATCCGCTTTTTGCACGATTTCCCCCAAAAGCGCGTGGCCGTGATCAGCGTCGACCCCACGCGGCGCAAGAGCGGCGGGGCGCTGCTGGGCGATCGCATCCGGCTCAACAGCATGGAGTCCGAACGCGTCTATCTGCGCTCGCTGGCCACGCGCAGCTCCGGCCTGGAGATCAGCCAGGGCCTGGATGACGTCATCGCCGTGACCCGGGCGGCCGGCTTCGACCTGATCCTGGTCGAGACCGCCGGCATCGGCCAGGGCGACGCGGCGGTGGTCGACCACGTGGACATCAGCCTCTATGTCATGACCAGCGAGTTCGGCGCGGCCTCGCAGCTGGAAAAGATCGACATGCTCGATTTCGCCGACATCGTCGTCATCAACAAGTTCGACCGCCGGGGGGCCGAGGACGCCCTGCGCGACGTGCGCAAGCAGCTTCAGCGCAATCGCGGCCTGTGGGACGTCGACCCCGAGGCGCTGCCCGTCTACGGGGCCATCGCCGCCCGCTTCAACGACGACGGCGTGACGGCCTTGTACCTGGGCCTGCTGGACAAGATCAGGCAAAAGACCGGCGTGGAGTTCGCCTCGCCGCGCCAGCGGCCCGCCATCAATTGCAGCGCCGACAAGACCATCATCGTGCCGGCCCATCGCGAGCGCTATCTCTCCGAGATCGCCGAGGCCATCCGTGGCTATCACCAAAAAACCCGCCAGCAGGCCGCGCTCGTCCGCCGCAGTTGGCAGATGAAAAACACCCACGACTATCTGGCCAAGCTCTGGCAGGGCGACAAGGAGCGCAAGCCGGCCCTGGACGCCCTGCGCGCCGAGGTGCACAAGCTCGAGGAAGGCCTCAGCGAGCGGACCCACCAGCTTTTGGCCCAGTGGCCCCAGTTGCAAAAGGCCTACTCCGGCAGCAAATACAAATACAAAGTGCGCGACAAGCAGTTCAGCGTGCCGCTGACCACCCGTTCGCTGTGCGGGCTCGACATCCCCAAGGTCTGCCTGCCCCAGTGGGAGGATCCGGCCGAGATATATTCCTGGATGCGCGCCGAAAACCTGCCCGGCAACTTCCCCTTCACGGCCGGCGTGTTTCCCTTCAAGCGCACCGACGAAGACCCCACCCGCATGTTCGCCGGCGAGGGCGATCCCTTCCGCACCAACCGTCGCTTCAAGCTGCTCAGCCGCGACGCCAAGGCCGCCCGGCTCTCCACGGCCTTCGACTCGGTGACGCTCTACGGCTGGGATCCCGACCTGCGGCCCGACATCTACGGCAAGGTCGGCAACAGCGGTGTTAGCATCTGCACCCTCGACGACATGAAGGTGCTCTACGACGGCTTTGACCTCTGCGACCCCAACACCAGCGTCAGCATGACCATCAACGGCCCCGCGCCGATCATGCTGGCCTTTTTCTTCAACACCGCCCTCGACCAGCAACTGGCCAAATTCCAGCAAGAGCAAGGCCGCCAGCCCAGCGACGACGAGCGCCGCCAGATCATGGAGCGGGTGCTCCGCACCGCCCGAGGCACCGTCCAGGCCGATATCCTCAAGGAAGACCAGGGCCAGAACACCTGCATCTTCAGCATCGATTTCGCCCTGCGCATGATGGGCGACATCCAGGAATTTTTCATCAAAAACGACGTGCGCAACTTCTACAGCGTCTCCATCAGCGGCTATCACATCGCCGAGGCCGGGGCCAACCCCATCACCCAACTGGCCCTGACCCTGGCCAATGGCTTCACTTACGTGGAGTATTATCTGGCCAGGGGCATGAACATCGACGATTTCGCGCCCAACCTGTCGTTTTTCTTCTCCAACGGCATGGACCCGGAATACACCGTCATCGGCCGGGTGGCCCGGCGCATCTGGGCCGTGGCCATGAGCGAGCGCTACGGCGCCGGCCCGCGCAGCCAGATGCTCAAGTATCACATCCAGACCTCGGGCCGCTCGTTGCACAGCCAGGAGATCCAGTTCAACGACATCCGCACCACCCTCCAGGGGCTCTGCGCCATCTACGACAACTGCAACAGCCTGCACACCAACGCCTACGACGAGGCCATCACCACGCCCACCGAGGAGTCGGTGCGCCGGGCCCTGGCCATCCAGCTGATCATCAACCGCGAGTGGGGCCTGGCCAAGAATCAGAACCCCCTGCAAGGGGCCTTTATCGTCAACGAGCTGACCGACCTGGTGGAGGAAGCCGTCCTGGCCGAGTTCGACCGCCTGACCGCCCGCGGCGGCGTGCTGGGGGCCATGGAGACGGGCTACCAGCGCTCCAAGATCCAGGACGAGTCGATCTACTACGAGATCCAAAAGCACACCGGCGAGTTGCCGATTATCGGCGTCAACACCTTCCTGCCCGCCGGGGTCGAGCAGGAGCAAGAGCCGTGCGTGGTCGAACTGGCCCGGGCCACCGAGGAGGAAAAGCAAAGCCAGCTCCAGCGCTTGGCCCAGTTCCATCGGGCCCACGCCGAGCAGGCCCCGGCCGCCCTCCACAACTTGCAGCAGGTGGCCCTGGACGGCGGCAACATCTTCGCCGAGCTGATCAACACCGTGCGCCACTGCTCGCTGGGCCAGATCACCAAGGCCCTCTACGACGTGGGCGGCATGTACCGCCGGGGCATGTAA